The window GCTCATTGATGGTGGATGACGGGTCTCGCTACATCGGGATCATCACAGATGGCGATCTCAGCCGGAAAGTCGTCGCAAAAGGACTGGATCCGAATACGACCACCGTGTCGGCCTGCATGAGCAAGTCGTTCGTCACGATTGAGGAAGATGAGCCTCTGTCTGAGGCGATGGCGTTGATGAAGAAGCAGGGGATCCGGCATTTGCCGGTAACGGCCGACGGCAGCGTTATCGGGGTGCTATCCGTGTCGGATCTGGTCCGCGCGTTTAGCGATCAGGAGACAGCGTAGTCAGGATTCCTGGCGCTCTCGCTCGAGCGCCAGGAGCCGCTGGATGTTTCCTACCTTCCTTGTGTCGGTTTCTGCGCCTTGTTCTCTTTGCCCAGATTCCAGATCGTTTCGGCTTTGCTGCCGATATACCAGAAACTAGCGGCGAGGAGAGCAAAGAAGACGGCCTTGTGCAGGTTGTCCCAGAACAGCTCGAAGAAACGCGTATAAAGGTTGATGCCGAGAAAGGTCAGGCCGAACCCTTTTGTGATGTCGTTGTCGTGTCGCAACCCGTAATAGATGGCCCAGCCCGCTACGGCCGCAAAGAGGATCGACCAGTGGAAGAGTTCGATTTGCTTCACCCGTCCCCATGCAGGGAGGTCGCCGTAGTTCCCGAAGATCGACATGATCCACAGGGCGATAAAGAGGTACAGCAGTCCCATCACTAGTGTGCTGCGGAAGAACCGCTGTCCGATCGAGTGTGTTTCCAGTGAGAGCGCGCAGGCGGTCAGCAGTCCGCCAAACAGGACAAAGCACAGCGGATAATTCATCCCGAGATAGTAGGCGCCCCACCCGACATGTAGCCGGTTTCAGTGCCCATCCAGCTGCCCAGCGATGCCAGGGCGAATACCCAGATCAAATTTGCTTCCAGCGCGATGCCGAGTCCCGCATAGACCAGAAACGACAACAACAGCATGAGAGAGAAGTGCCCGCTGCCTGTGTCGAGCGCAATCCCCAGCTGAGAAATCGCTCCGGCGGTGGCAATCACCCCGAGGAAGAAAATCGCTTCGTTGCGATAGACCTTGTCCGGCGCCTGTGCGCGTCTGACTAGTCCCCATCGATAGAGCGCGGCCGCGGCGGTGGCGAGCAGGACGCATCGGGCGATCGGCGGCGTGTCGAACAGCCGTTGGAGGAGATCCATCAGCCAGCGATCGGAGAGCGCCGCACTCACCGATGAGACGATCGAGAACAGAGCGATCCAAAACGAATATTTCGCCAGCTTCCGCCAATCGAATTATTGCACCTCGATCGTGGCGGCCAGGGTCGCGGCCTGCGCGTCCTGAATCAACCCCGCGTCCTGCTTCCATTGTTCGATGGCATCACGGACCACGACGGCCTGTTTGCGCGGGAGTTTCATGACATCCTCATACAGGTGAGAGGCAGCCTGATTTGTTCAAGGTGAATTATAGGGCGGAAAGGGTGGGCCGGCCATTCAGAATGGGAATTAAGGCACCCTGGTGCAAGAGAAGTTACTATCCGTGAGTGCCGCGGTTGTGTATCTTGCCATGAATTATGCCATGAAGCCGGATGCCAGGATCCGTGTCCGGGGAGAACGGGCAGTCTTGACTCCTTGTCGGTCGGCGGCCTACGATTCACGGGTGCTGAGGCAGGCGGTCTCCGACGGGCCTGCAACGGTCGCGGATGCCGGTGAGGGAACGTATGCCGCTGAACTGGGCCGGCCCGCAATGGTGGAGAGCGCTCAGGGTCCAACGCAAAGTGTGGACCGTGCTGGTCCTCCTGCTGGCGCCGCTGCTACTCTGGATCGTCGCCTACCTCTACTTCATCCAACAGCTCCTCGTTATTCAGGACCAGCGGCATGATGCGCTGCTTGTGCGTGAGCAGCTGCACGTGCTGCGCCGGCTGGCCATCGATATCGACGATGCTCTTCACGGGTACGTTCTCACGCGGGAACAGACGTTCTTGATTCTCCTCACCGATGCCAAGTCGAAACTTGATATTGCGTTGAGCGGCAAGGCGGATATATCCGAGAGCAATCATTGGGTGATTAGCTATCTTCAGCGCATGGAAGGAAGGTTGAGAGAATTGCTGCAGTCGCGCCATGAGCTGGTTCGTGACATTCGTGAAGGGCGCTCGGAACAGGCCCTGTCCTATATCCAGTCCGGAAAAGGGTTCGATCTGTCGGGTGCGGTGCGCGATGATTTTCGCGAGACAGAAGACCGGCTCGACCGTCAGATGCAAAGCTTCAACGATGAGGCGAACCGGATCTCAGAGCGGGCGTTCAAGGGGCTCTGGATGGCGGGAGGAGTCCTGGTGCTCCTGGGGTTTGCTGGGTCGCGGGTATTGACCCGGTCCATCACGGACCCGATCACCCGGCTGCAGGCGGCGACCGAGATGCTCGGCCAGGACATCGATACGGGCAGGGTTCGGCCCCATCTCCTGGCGATGGGGGAAAGCGGTGACGAATTGGGGAAGCTGGCGGCGGCGTATCTCGAAATGTCATCGCGCATCGGTGCGCATATCATGGAACTGGAAGCGTTGCTGGCGATCGGGATGGAAATCAACACCATCGGACCGGACGGGCTGGACGGTGTCCTGGCCAGAATCACCGATCGGGCGGCGGAACTCGTCGGAGCCGATGTGTGTCTCGTGATGTTGAAAAACGAGACGATGGGATGCTGGGTGATCGAAGCGGGATCCGGGAGCTGTGACGAGCGGTTGAAGAAATCCGTGATGCTCTGGGAGGAGTTTCCTGTGTGTGTGCAGGCCTATGAGAGCGGCCAGCCCGCAATAGGGGAGCAGTGTCGCAGCGATCATTGGCCGCAGGTGGTACGGCGGAACCTCATCGGAAACAGCCTGCTGGCGATCCCGCTTCGGGCGCAAGGAAAACCATTCGGTGTGCTCGCATTGGTCAGCGAACGGCCTCGGGCGGCTCATGAGTGGAATCAACGTCTAGCCAAGGGAATGGCGCAGGCAGCGGCGGTGGCGATCTCGAATGTGCGGCTTTATGAAGCCGCGCAGCAAAAACAACGGGGGTTGTCGGCCCGATTACGGCAGTTGGAGCATTTGGCGGAAACCTTGGCGCACGATCTCAAGGGGCCTGGCGCGAGGATGGAAGAGTTGGCCAGGCTGTTGAGGCGGCAGTATAGCGGTCAAGTCGATGAGCGCGCCGCGCGATGGCTCGCGTTGATTCAGGAGAATGGAGAAGATCTTGTCCGGCGCGTAGAGGGAATTTTAGAGGTGGCACGCGTGGGGACCGGTCAAGGGGCCGTCGCCGCGGTGGACCCTTCCATGGTGATTAGTGAGGTGCTCAAGGAGCGCGCGGAGGAGATCAGCCGTCAACGCACATCGGTACGGGT of the Nitrospira sp. genome contains:
- a CDS encoding ATP-binding protein; its protein translation is MPLNWAGPQWWRALRVQRKVWTVLVLLLAPLLLWIVAYLYFIQQLLVIQDQRHDALLVREQLHVLRRLAIDIDDALHGYVLTREQTFLILLTDAKSKLDIALSGKADISESNHWVISYLQRMEGRLRELLQSRHELVRDIREGRSEQALSYIQSGKGFDLSGAVRDDFRETEDRLDRQMQSFNDEANRISERAFKGLWMAGGVLVLLGFAGSRVLTRSITDPITRLQAATEMLGQDIDTGRVRPHLLAMGESGDELGKLAAAYLEMSSRIGAHIMELEALLAIGMEINTIGPDGLDGVLARITDRAAELVGADVCLVMLKNETMGCWVIEAGSGSCDERLKKSVMLWEEFPVCVQAYESGQPAIGEQCRSDHWPQVVRRNLIGNSLLAIPLRAQGKPFGVLALVSERPRAAHEWNQRLAKGMAQAAAVAISNVRLYEAAQQKQRGLSARLRQLEHLAETLAHDLKGPGARMEELARLLRRQYSGQVDERAARWLALIQENGEDLVRRVEGILEVARVGTGQGAVAAVDPSMVISEVLKERAEEISRQRTSVRVDPGLPLVACHGSYLRQVFDNVISNALKFARPGEPPSIHIGAVMQDRMVCISVSDRGIGIPLALRQRVFHPFIRLAAGSAPGSGIGLTIVQRIVELYGGQVWIEGDEGEGCTVKFTVPCLGGQAFAMPGTPGTIEVAERGI